The Galactobacillus timonensis genome has a segment encoding these proteins:
- a CDS encoding HAD family hydrolase encodes MPDSKTGVVFDFNGTLFFDSPLHVIAWDETAQAIGAGHVDAHTMATVYSGLPNAEILKLMKPGMDDAFYSHWSRYKEAAYRDAVLQMPGGAKLAPGAVELFDALKDQKVPFTIASASIIENIRFFVEVFHLDQWMDPDLIVYDDGSYRDKTAMYETAFRRLGVEGAYIFEDALAGLDAASKVAGARIFLIDSPAMRPYVRQYPSCIGAVHDFYEGRKRLETEGLLA; translated from the coding sequence ATGCCTGATTCAAAGACGGGAGTTGTGTTTGATTTCAATGGGACGCTGTTTTTTGATTCGCCTCTGCATGTGATTGCCTGGGACGAGACGGCGCAGGCGATCGGGGCGGGACATGTGGATGCCCACACGATGGCGACGGTATATTCCGGTCTTCCCAACGCGGAGATTTTGAAGCTGATGAAGCCGGGCATGGACGATGCCTTCTATTCCCACTGGTCCAGGTACAAGGAGGCAGCCTATCGGGATGCGGTACTTCAGATGCCCGGTGGCGCGAAGCTTGCGCCGGGGGCCGTCGAGCTGTTTGATGCGCTCAAGGACCAGAAGGTTCCGTTTACCATTGCCAGTGCCTCGATTATTGAAAATATCCGTTTCTTTGTTGAGGTGTTTCATCTTGATCAATGGATGGACCCGGACCTCATCGTCTATGATGATGGCAGCTACCGCGACAAGACGGCGATGTATGAGACGGCATTCCGGCGTCTGGGGGTCGAGGGGGCCTATATCTTTGAAGATGCGCTGGCCGGTCTGGATGCGGCATCGAAGGTTGCCGGCGCAAGGATTTTTCTGATTGATTCGCCGGCGATGCGGCCGTATGTGCGTCAGTATCCCTCGTGCATCGGGGCGGTTCATGACTTTTATGAAGGCAGAAAGCGGCTTGAAACGGAAGGGCTGCTTGCATAG
- a CDS encoding MATE family efflux transporter: MDSRETTTLMTVGDYRKKLLLFTIPLFIGNLFQQLYNTADSLIVGNYLGAEALAAVSSVGSLVNLFTGFFLGFSTGAGVIIARRIGANDAQRTEAAVHTDTALALFFCVLMTAVGVIFARPMLVAMGTPDNVLPLATRYLTIYFAGISGLILYNFFTGILQAAGDAKHPLYYLIFSSLLNIVLDIVLIRVYGMGVEGAAYATIFAEILTSVLVMRRLMRSDSLVHLDLRRIRFDRSSLRQILNYGFPGALQGCVIDFSNILIQSYINSFGSSAMAGVGAAVKAEGFIFLPITSFALALTTYVSQNMGAKEYERVRKGIRFGTVTAILVVEVLGILYFLFAGPVISIFSSDPQVIFYGVGRSRVTSLYYFLVGFSHIASGILRGLGRPRTPMVVMLVCWCLVRVVILFTLGRAVHVIELVYWIYPFTWALSSLVFYPCIRRAEEEELHA; encoded by the coding sequence ATGGACAGCCGGGAAACAACGACATTAATGACAGTAGGGGATTATCGGAAGAAGCTTCTTCTTTTTACCATCCCTCTTTTTATCGGCAATCTGTTTCAGCAGCTTTACAATACGGCGGATTCTCTGATTGTCGGAAATTATCTCGGCGCCGAAGCGCTGGCGGCGGTGAGCAGCGTAGGGTCGCTGGTCAATCTGTTTACGGGCTTCTTTCTTGGCTTTTCTACGGGAGCGGGCGTCATCATTGCGCGCCGCATCGGAGCCAATGACGCGCAGCGTACCGAAGCTGCGGTTCATACGGATACGGCGCTGGCTTTGTTTTTCTGCGTATTGATGACGGCGGTCGGCGTCATTTTTGCGCGGCCGATGCTGGTGGCCATGGGGACGCCGGACAATGTCCTTCCTCTGGCGACGCGGTATCTGACGATTTACTTTGCGGGCATCAGCGGCCTGATTCTGTATAATTTTTTTACGGGGATTCTGCAGGCGGCAGGGGATGCGAAACATCCACTGTACTATCTGATCTTCTCTTCGCTATTGAATATCGTGCTGGATATTGTTTTGATCCGCGTCTACGGCATGGGGGTTGAGGGAGCTGCCTATGCGACGATCTTTGCGGAAATCCTGACGTCCGTTCTTGTGATGCGGCGGCTGATGCGGTCTGATTCGCTGGTGCATCTGGATCTTCGGCGGATCCGCTTTGACCGCAGTTCTCTGCGGCAGATCCTGAACTATGGTTTTCCGGGTGCGCTGCAGGGCTGCGTGATTGATTTCTCCAATATTCTGATTCAGTCCTATATCAATAGTTTTGGTTCTTCGGCAATGGCAGGCGTCGGTGCCGCTGTTAAGGCGGAGGGCTTTATCTTCCTGCCGATTACGTCGTTTGCCCTTGCGTTAACGACCTATGTGTCACAGAATATGGGCGCAAAGGAATATGAGCGGGTGCGGAAGGGAATCCGTTTCGGGACAGTGACGGCGATCCTGGTAGTTGAGGTGCTCGGGATTTTGTATTTCCTGTTTGCCGGCCCGGTCATTTCAATCTTCAGCAGTGATCCTCAGGTGATTTTCTATGGCGTGGGCCGCAGCCGGGTGACGTCGCTGTATTATTTTCTGGTTGGTTTTTCGCATATTGCCAGCGGCATTCTGCGGGGGCTTGGCAGGCCGCGGACGCCGATGGTTGTGATGCTGGTGTGCTGGTGTCTGGTCCGGGTTGTCATTTTGTTTACGCTGGGCAGGGCGGTTCATGTGATTGAGCTTGTTTACTGGATTTATCCGTTTACGTGGGCATTGAGTTCGCTTGTGTTTTATCCATGTATCCGTAGGGCGGAAGAGGAGGAGCTCCATGCCTGA
- a CDS encoding prepilin peptidase: MEVELSALTVRAILFFTLAGSVMGSFACCAAVRIVKGTCFYRGRSVCDHCGHALGWYDLIPLFSYLCLKGRCRYCGEKISSASFWAELICAIVFAVLVVRFGFTKETVCYASAAVVLLTASLVDLASFIIPDGCVIILILLRLLYFFAAASWKQMLVQGIIGGVLVFCVMYCFSQLLNRILRQPALGGGDLKLMLAMGFYLGPLQIWAALLAACFAGVVSVSLIRQRKIPFGPSLSFGMMFALLAGEQLMARCLHYGAFLVLQ, translated from the coding sequence ATGGAAGTTGAACTGTCGGCCCTGACCGTCCGGGCGATTCTGTTTTTTACCCTGGCAGGAAGCGTGATGGGAAGCTTTGCCTGCTGCGCCGCCGTTCGCATAGTGAAAGGAACGTGTTTTTACAGAGGACGAAGTGTCTGCGATCATTGCGGCCATGCGCTTGGCTGGTATGATCTGATTCCGCTGTTCAGCTATCTTTGCCTGAAAGGGCGGTGCCGATATTGCGGCGAAAAGATTTCATCTGCTTCCTTTTGGGCGGAGCTTATTTGCGCAATTGTGTTTGCGGTTCTTGTTGTCCGCTTTGGTTTTACGAAGGAAACAGTCTGTTATGCTTCGGCCGCGGTAGTTCTTTTGACTGCGTCTCTGGTGGATCTTGCGTCCTTCATCATCCCGGATGGCTGCGTTATCATTCTCATCCTGCTGCGGCTGCTGTACTTTTTTGCGGCAGCTTCCTGGAAACAGATGCTGGTGCAGGGAATTATCGGCGGCGTCCTGGTCTTTTGCGTGATGTATTGTTTTTCGCAGCTTTTGAACCGGATCTTGAGGCAGCCGGCACTGGGCGGCGGAGACTTGAAGCTGATGCTTGCCATGGGATTCTATCTTGGCCCGCTGCAGATCTGGGCAGCATTATTGGCGGCATGCTTTGCGGGGGTTGTGTCTGTTTCTTTGATACGTCAGCGCAAAATACCGTTTGGACCTTCGTTATCTTTCGGGATGATGTTTGCGCTGCTGGCTGGGGAGCAGCTCATGGCCAGGTGCCTGCATTACGGCGCATTCCTGGTGCTACAATAG